One Flavobacterium sp. 90 DNA segment encodes these proteins:
- a CDS encoding nuclear transport factor 2 family protein produces MNANEALITKFYTAFANADAKTMAECYHPKVHFIDPAFGLLKEEQVSKMWEMLLIKSKGNLKIEFSNVKADEFIGSANWVATYNFSKTNRNVVNRIAAEFSFQDGLIIKHTDSFDVWKWSKQAFGPTGYLLGWTGFFQKKVQQQALSSLRKFEESK; encoded by the coding sequence ATGAACGCCAACGAAGCTTTAATTACAAAATTCTACACCGCTTTTGCAAACGCCGACGCTAAAACGATGGCAGAATGTTATCATCCAAAAGTTCATTTTATAGATCCGGCTTTTGGTTTATTAAAAGAAGAACAAGTTTCTAAAATGTGGGAAATGCTGCTTATAAAAAGCAAAGGCAATTTAAAAATTGAATTTTCAAATGTTAAAGCTGATGAATTTATTGGTTCTGCAAATTGGGTTGCAACTTACAATTTCAGTAAAACAAACCGAAATGTAGTTAATAGAATTGCAGCAGAATTTTCGTTTCAAGACGGATTAATCATCAAGCATACAGATAGTTTTGATGTTTGGAAATGGTCAAAACAAGCTTTTGGACCAACCGGATATTTATTAGGCTGGACAGGTTTTTTTCAAAAGAAAGTTCAACAACAAGCCTTGTCATCACTTAGAAAGTTTGAGGAATCCAAATAA
- a CDS encoding peptidoglycan DD-metalloendopeptidase family protein → MKPLASILKTLPPTKVIDSSIDFSKYLALDLSVTNQELMESKPENAAEFELFISNYLEKNNAEVAFGGYIEGRTLYQRSTIFKNDSIPERNIHIGLDLWTKANTAVLAPLDGKVHSFKNNEGLGDYGPTIILEHEIENEVFYTLYGHLSLESIENLSVGTVFKKGDKIATLGKSDVNGDYAPHVHFQIIKNIEEYWGDYPGVCNTNDLNFYIENCPDPNLLLKIT, encoded by the coding sequence ATGAAACCTCTTGCCTCTATCTTAAAAACATTACCACCTACTAAAGTAATTGATTCAAGTATCGATTTTTCAAAATACCTAGCTTTGGATTTATCGGTTACGAATCAGGAATTAATGGAATCAAAGCCTGAAAACGCAGCCGAATTTGAGCTTTTTATTTCTAATTATCTCGAAAAAAATAATGCAGAAGTTGCTTTTGGCGGATATATCGAAGGACGGACTTTGTATCAAAGAAGTACAATTTTCAAAAATGATTCTATACCGGAACGCAACATTCATATTGGTCTGGATTTGTGGACAAAAGCGAATACTGCTGTTTTGGCTCCGCTTGACGGAAAAGTTCATAGTTTTAAAAATAATGAAGGTTTAGGCGATTATGGCCCGACGATTATTTTGGAACATGAAATTGAAAATGAAGTTTTTTATACTTTATACGGACATTTATCGTTAGAAAGTATAGAAAACCTTAGTGTTGGGACTGTATTTAAAAAGGGAGATAAAATTGCTACTTTAGGAAAATCAGACGTTAACGGAGATTATGCGCCTCACGTACATTTTCAAATTATAAAAAATATTGAAGAATATTGGGGAGATTATCCCGGAGTTTGCAATACAAATGACCTTAATTTTTATATAGAAAACTGTCCCGACCCTAACTTATTATTAAAAATTACTTAA
- a CDS encoding fused MFS/spermidine synthase gives MIQKLFSYLIPIKIFKKKSARSKIIEVTWANGELVLDSENTNYSYGSLQRILRYGLRNIGYKTILEMDHVLLLGVAGGSVIKTLVDEVEYKGKITGVEIDSDMIQIANEYFNLNQIKQLDVVIDDAFEFVLKTKEKYDLIIIDIFEDINMPNFLFEKFFSDRVCSLLKDQGFILFNTMILDEAHNVRNRKYIAEINPELFTSKMLPRIEVHNELIIIEKVA, from the coding sequence ATGATTCAAAAATTATTCAGTTATCTAATTCCAATTAAAATATTTAAAAAAAAATCTGCCAGAAGTAAAATAATTGAGGTTACCTGGGCAAATGGAGAATTAGTTTTAGACTCTGAAAACACAAATTATTCTTATGGAAGTCTACAGCGTATATTAAGGTATGGACTTAGAAATATTGGTTATAAAACAATTCTTGAAATGGATCATGTTTTATTACTTGGAGTTGCCGGAGGAAGTGTTATAAAAACTTTGGTAGACGAAGTGGAATATAAAGGTAAAATCACTGGCGTAGAAATCGATTCTGATATGATTCAGATTGCCAATGAATATTTCAACCTTAATCAAATAAAACAGCTTGATGTTGTTATTGACGATGCTTTTGAGTTTGTTTTGAAAACAAAAGAGAAGTACGATCTGATAATCATTGATATTTTTGAAGACATTAATATGCCAAATTTTTTGTTTGAGAAATTTTTTAGTGATCGTGTTTGTTCACTTTTAAAAGATCAGGGTTTTATTTTATTCAATACCATGATTCTTGATGAAGCACATAATGTTCGAAACAGAAAATATATTGCAGAAATTAACCCTGAATTATTTACTTCAAAAATGCTGCCCCGCATAGAAGTACATAATGAATTAATAATAATTGAAAAAGTTGCCTAA
- a CDS encoding 1-acyl-sn-glycerol-3-phosphate acyltransferase gives MKKQFYKFIFFKLMGWKIVGIENAEVKKCILMVMPHTSNHDFYLGIFTRGISGLEMNWVGKKELFKFPFGYYFRSVGGEPLDRSGGLNKVDSIAAIFERKEVFRLAVAPEGTRKKVKEIRSGFYYIALKANVPIVPVAFDWGKKEVNLGKPFFPTGDYEADLQVLKKHYDGVIGKIPENGFQL, from the coding sequence ATGAAAAAACAATTCTATAAATTCATCTTTTTTAAGCTAATGGGCTGGAAAATAGTAGGAATAGAAAATGCTGAAGTTAAGAAATGTATCCTAATGGTGATGCCTCATACAAGTAATCATGATTTTTATTTGGGAATTTTCACTCGAGGAATCTCCGGACTGGAAATGAACTGGGTTGGAAAGAAGGAATTATTCAAATTTCCTTTCGGATATTATTTCAGAAGCGTGGGAGGAGAACCATTAGATCGATCCGGCGGACTGAACAAAGTTGACTCTATTGCTGCAATTTTTGAACGCAAAGAAGTTTTTAGATTGGCAGTTGCTCCGGAAGGAACTCGTAAAAAAGTAAAAGAAATTAGAAGCGGATTTTATTATATAGCGCTCAAAGCAAATGTGCCAATTGTTCCGGTTGCATTTGATTGGGGTAAAAAAGAAGTTAATTTAGGAAAACCATTTTTTCCGACTGGCGATTACGAAGCCGATCTTCAAGTCTTGAAAAAGCATTATGATGGAGTTATCGGTAAAATTCCTGAAAACGGATTTCAACTCTAA
- a CDS encoding helix-turn-helix transcriptional regulator, giving the protein MVNIDDFVKRLEIILDYYSINASAFADRIGVQRSSMSHLLSGRNKPSLDFVMKILEVFPDVDLYWLLNGKGSFPKIEEEVSKVKNYETLETEKTNSPTSPNENFGAVDLFSQINYKEEEKPPIRYSTEAKNQNVISEEGEIDKIVIFYKNGTFKAYAP; this is encoded by the coding sequence ATGGTAAACATCGATGATTTTGTAAAAAGACTGGAAATTATATTGGATTATTATAGTATCAATGCTTCTGCTTTTGCTGATAGAATTGGTGTGCAGCGTTCCAGTATGTCTCACCTACTTTCCGGAAGAAACAAACCTAGCTTAGATTTTGTCATGAAAATTTTAGAAGTTTTTCCTGATGTAGATCTATATTGGTTGCTGAATGGGAAAGGAAGTTTCCCTAAAATCGAAGAGGAAGTTAGTAAAGTAAAAAACTATGAAACTCTAGAAACCGAAAAAACAAACTCCCCTACTTCACCAAATGAGAATTTTGGAGCAGTCGATTTGTTTTCGCAAATAAATTATAAGGAAGAAGAAAAACCTCCGATTAGATATTCGACGGAAGCAAAAAATCAAAATGTAATTTCAGAAGAAGGTGAAATTGATAAAATTGTGATTTTTTACAAAAATGGGACATTTAAGGCATATGCCCCATGA
- a CDS encoding M14 metallopeptidase family protein — MNLEELFDQYKEQSIAGRYLTLDHIKPLLEKLNTNNQVKIIGTSVLGEPIYSYEIGTGETRIYLWSQMHGNESTTTKALFDFINVLNSGSEFAEKMLKTFTFYSIPILNPDGARLYTRENANKIDLNRDSQNLTQPESKVLREVFETFKPDYCFNLHDQRTIFGAGETGKPATVSFLAPSYNEEREINDNRLKAINVIAGINDVLQKYIPGQVGRFDDSFNINCIGDTFQFLGVPTILFEGGHFPNDYDREITRKLLFFSLITSFKLIGENDLVDNRIHDYLNISQNKVVFYDFMYKNIKINYDGIEIITNFVAQYKEELIENKIHFNAYIVEVGELENYFGHFEYDAKGAVYSDDFTNFPKMNQKADFYLDKNVKFVNGLIKS; from the coding sequence ATGAATTTAGAAGAATTATTTGACCAATACAAAGAACAATCTATAGCAGGTCGTTACCTGACATTAGATCATATTAAGCCTCTACTAGAAAAATTAAACACTAATAATCAAGTCAAAATTATTGGCACTTCGGTTTTAGGAGAACCTATATATAGTTATGAAATTGGTACTGGAGAAACGCGTATTTATCTTTGGTCGCAAATGCATGGAAACGAAAGCACAACGACAAAAGCGCTTTTTGACTTTATTAATGTATTAAATAGCGGATCAGAATTTGCGGAGAAAATGCTCAAAACATTTACTTTCTATAGTATTCCAATACTAAATCCTGATGGTGCGAGACTTTATACACGTGAAAACGCCAACAAAATTGATTTAAATCGCGATTCTCAAAACCTGACACAGCCAGAAAGCAAGGTTTTGAGAGAAGTTTTCGAGACTTTCAAGCCAGATTACTGTTTTAACCTTCATGATCAACGAACTATTTTTGGCGCAGGTGAAACTGGAAAACCGGCAACAGTTTCCTTTTTAGCCCCTTCTTATAACGAAGAAAGAGAGATAAATGATAACAGATTAAAAGCCATAAATGTGATCGCAGGAATCAACGATGTACTACAAAAATACATTCCTGGACAGGTTGGACGTTTTGATGATTCATTCAATATCAACTGTATAGGAGATACTTTTCAGTTTTTGGGAGTACCAACAATCCTGTTTGAAGGTGGACATTTTCCTAATGATTACGATAGAGAAATCACCCGAAAGCTCCTATTTTTCTCACTTATTACGAGTTTTAAACTGATCGGCGAAAACGATTTAGTTGATAATAGAATTCATGATTATTTGAATATTTCACAAAATAAAGTGGTTTTTTATGATTTTATGTATAAAAATATCAAAATAAATTATGATGGTATCGAAATTATTACGAATTTTGTCGCACAATACAAAGAAGAATTGATTGAAAATAAGATTCATTTCAACGCTTACATAGTTGAAGTAGGTGAGTTGGAAAATTATTTTGGACATTTTGAATATGATGCAAAAGGAGCGGTTTATTCAGATGACTTTACAAATTTTCCGAAAATGAATCAAAAAGCAGATTTTTATTTAGATAAAAATGTTAAATTTGTTAACGGATTGATAAAAAGTTAA